In Sphingomonas sp. SUN019, one genomic interval encodes:
- a CDS encoding Crp/Fnr family transcriptional regulator has protein sequence MASSCFADHLGDFVALTPTERDAIHRLEERERILRRTGILVRENDRAGELFILKRGMMMSYVLLDDGSRQILRFLFPGDMMGVASIAYALSPETIVALTDCTVCPFECGALAQLMTEHPRLGAAIMVLHQMERVSLTDRLVGLGRTSAKVRVASLLLELRNRMRRFDPEIGSSFVLGLTQEEIGDATGLTAVHVNRMLRQLEDDGLIGRENGRVLFRDEVRLARAANYVDRFEGLDLSWLPAAR, from the coding sequence GTGGCATCCAGTTGTTTCGCCGATCACCTCGGCGATTTCGTTGCCCTGACGCCAACAGAACGCGATGCGATCCATCGACTGGAAGAGCGCGAACGCATCTTGCGCCGGACCGGCATCCTCGTGCGCGAAAACGACAGGGCCGGCGAACTCTTCATCCTGAAACGCGGGATGATGATGAGCTACGTGCTGCTCGACGACGGCAGCCGCCAGATCCTGCGCTTCCTGTTTCCCGGCGACATGATGGGCGTCGCATCGATCGCCTATGCGCTGTCGCCCGAAACGATCGTCGCGCTGACCGACTGCACCGTCTGCCCGTTCGAATGCGGCGCGCTCGCGCAACTGATGACCGAGCATCCCCGGCTGGGTGCGGCGATCATGGTGCTGCACCAGATGGAGCGGGTGTCGCTGACCGATCGGCTGGTCGGACTCGGCCGCACCTCGGCTAAGGTCCGCGTCGCGTCGCTGCTGCTCGAACTGCGCAATCGGATGCGGCGTTTCGATCCGGAAATCGGCAGCAGTTTCGTGCTCGGTTTAACGCAGGAGGAAATCGGCGATGCCACCGGATTGACCGCGGTCCACGTCAACCGGATGCTGCGCCAGTTGGAGGATGACGGCCTGATCGGGCGCGAAAACGGCCGCGTGCTGTTCCGCGACGAGGTCCGGCTGGCGCGCGCGGCGAACTACGTCGACCGGTTCGAAGGGCTTGATTTGAGCTGGTTGCCCGCGGCGAGGTAG
- a CDS encoding NAD(P)/FAD-dependent oxidoreductase, with protein sequence MTTPEHFDAIVLGAGGAGLMCAAVAGQRGRRVALLDHADEPGKKILISGGGRCNFTNIGAGPTNYISANPHFAKSALGRYTAQDFIALVDRHRIAWHEKTLGQLFCDGSAKQIVAMLLDECPNTVSLRLGQPIRDVTHADGRFAVTYGDRTLTAPALVIATGGPSIPKMGATGFAYDLARRFGLKVVEPRPALVPLTLSGDEALFRNLAGVATPVVARAGKASFAEAALFTHRGLSGPAILQVSSYWRHGESIGIDFLPGVADGWLRIAKRARPRAGLRSALPLPARLAEALEEKLALPGELGAATDKALAEIERTLSDWRFTPNGSEGFAKAEVTVGGIATDALSSKTMEARTVPGLHAIGEAVDVTGWLGGYNFQWAWASGVAAGQSL encoded by the coding sequence ATGACGACCCCGGAACATTTCGATGCAATCGTGCTCGGCGCAGGCGGCGCGGGGCTGATGTGCGCGGCAGTCGCGGGACAGCGCGGGCGGCGCGTGGCGTTGCTCGACCATGCCGACGAACCGGGCAAGAAGATCCTGATCTCGGGCGGCGGGCGGTGCAATTTCACTAACATCGGCGCAGGCCCGACAAACTACATCTCCGCCAACCCACATTTCGCAAAGTCCGCGCTCGGCCGCTACACCGCACAGGATTTCATCGCGCTGGTCGATCGCCACCGCATCGCCTGGCACGAAAAGACGCTCGGGCAATTATTCTGCGACGGCTCGGCGAAGCAGATCGTCGCGATGTTGCTCGACGAATGTCCGAACACCGTATCGCTCCGCCTCGGCCAGCCGATCCGCGACGTGACACACGCCGATGGCCGCTTCGCGGTAACCTACGGCGATCGCACGCTGACCGCGCCTGCGCTGGTGATCGCCACCGGCGGACCGTCGATCCCGAAGATGGGCGCAACCGGCTTCGCATACGACCTCGCACGCCGCTTCGGCCTGAAGGTGGTCGAACCGCGCCCCGCGCTCGTTCCGCTGACGCTCTCGGGCGACGAGGCGTTGTTCCGCAACCTCGCGGGCGTCGCCACCCCCGTCGTCGCACGCGCGGGCAAGGCGTCGTTCGCCGAGGCCGCGCTGTTCACCCACCGCGGCCTGTCCGGCCCCGCGATCCTGCAGGTGTCTTCCTATTGGCGGCACGGCGAGAGCATCGGGATCGACTTCCTCCCCGGCGTGGCGGACGGCTGGCTCCGCATCGCCAAACGCGCCCGTCCGCGCGCCGGATTGCGCAGCGCGCTCCCATTGCCCGCGCGTCTTGCCGAGGCGCTGGAGGAAAAACTCGCGCTCCCCGGCGAGCTTGGTGCGGCAACCGATAAGGCGCTGGCCGAGATCGAACGCACGCTCTCCGACTGGCGCTTCACCCCCAACGGCAGCGAAGGCTTCGCCAAGGCCGAGGTCACCGTCGGTGGGATCGCTACCGATGCGCTGTCATCGAAGACGATGGAGGCGCGCACCGTCCCCGGCCTCCACGCGATCGGCGAGGCGGTCGACGTGACGGGTTGGCTCGGCGGCTACAACTTCCAATGGGCCTGGGCGAGTGGTGTGGCTGCAGGGCAGAGCCTCTAA
- a CDS encoding cystathionine gamma-synthase family protein, whose protein sequence is MTRPTEAELTGIEARHSPKPEVDAIGGRKLKPSTLMMGHGFDPALSEGSLKPPIFLTSTFVFPNAAAGKRHFEGVTGKRPGGAEGLVYSRFNGPNQEILEDRLGVWEDAEDALTFSSGMSAIATLFLAMVKPGDTIVHSGPLYAATETLIARILGKFGVNYIDFPAGATREEIDAVMTKAATGNVALIYLESPANPTNALVDVQAVAASRDAIFGENKPPIAIDNTFLGPVWLQPLKHGADIVVYSLTKYAGGHSDLVAGGVLGSKEHINTIRLMRNTIGTICDPNTAWMLLRSLETLELRMSRAGENAAKVCGYLRTHPKVERVGYLGFLEGGDDERQADIYRRHCTGAGSTFSLYLKGGEAEAFRFLDALKIAKLAVSLGGTETLASHPAAMTHLSVADARKQALGITDNLVRISIGVEDPDDLIADMENALAAI, encoded by the coding sequence GTGACCCGTCCCACCGAAGCCGAACTGACCGGAATCGAAGCGCGCCATTCGCCCAAGCCGGAGGTCGACGCGATCGGCGGGCGCAAGCTGAAGCCATCGACGCTGATGATGGGCCACGGCTTCGATCCCGCGCTGTCGGAAGGATCGCTGAAACCCCCGATCTTCCTGACCTCCACCTTCGTCTTCCCCAACGCCGCCGCGGGGAAGCGCCATTTCGAGGGCGTGACCGGCAAGCGCCCCGGCGGCGCGGAGGGGCTGGTTTATTCGCGCTTCAACGGCCCGAACCAAGAAATCCTCGAAGACCGCCTGGGCGTGTGGGAGGATGCCGAGGACGCGCTGACCTTCTCGTCCGGCATGTCGGCGATCGCGACCTTATTCCTCGCGATGGTGAAACCCGGCGACACGATCGTCCATTCCGGCCCGCTGTATGCGGCGACCGAAACGCTGATCGCGCGCATCCTCGGCAAGTTCGGGGTCAATTACATCGACTTCCCGGCGGGTGCGACGCGCGAGGAGATCGACGCGGTGATGACAAAGGCCGCGACCGGCAACGTCGCGTTGATCTATCTCGAAAGCCCCGCCAACCCGACCAACGCCCTGGTCGACGTGCAGGCGGTCGCCGCCAGCCGCGACGCGATCTTCGGTGAGAACAAGCCGCCGATCGCGATCGACAACACCTTCCTCGGCCCGGTCTGGCTCCAGCCGCTGAAGCATGGCGCGGACATCGTCGTCTATTCTTTGACCAAATATGCCGGCGGGCACAGCGATCTGGTCGCGGGCGGGGTGCTGGGGTCGAAGGAGCACATCAACACGATCCGGCTGATGCGCAACACGATCGGCACGATCTGCGACCCCAACACTGCGTGGATGCTGCTGCGCTCGCTCGAGACGCTCGAACTGCGCATGAGCCGCGCGGGCGAGAATGCGGCGAAGGTCTGCGGATATCTCCGCACGCATCCGAAGGTCGAACGCGTCGGCTATCTCGGGTTCCTGGAGGGCGGGGACGACGAACGGCAGGCCGACATCTACCGCCGCCATTGCACCGGCGCGGGCTCCACCTTCTCGCTCTACCTGAAGGGCGGGGAGGCGGAGGCGTTCCGGTTCCTCGACGCGCTGAAGATCGCGAAACTCGCGGTGAGTCTCGGCGGCACCGAGACGCTCGCCTCGCACCCCGCGGCGATGACGCATCTGTCGGTCGCCGACGCGCGCAAGCAGGCGCTGGGCATCACCGACAATCTCGTGCGCATCTCGATCGGCGTCGAAGACCCCGACGACCTTATCGCCGACATGGAAAACGCGCTGGCCGCGATTTAA
- a CDS encoding acyl-CoA dehydrogenase: MPFTPAVTEQRFVLDQIVRIDELAATDRFASATPDVIDAVLEGIGDLASGEWAPLARAGDTVGAKWTPEGVVMPDGYGAAYKAYVDGGWGGIGVAEEFGGQGLPFAVAAAVLETLGAANMGFALAPTLTVGAIESLIHHGTPKQQAEYLPKLATGEWTGTMNLTEPQAGSDVGALRTIATPLEGDKWSIRGTKIYISFGDHDMADNIIHLVLARTPDAPEGTRGISLFLVPKVRLDGTPNDLRVVSIEHKMGLHASPTCVLSFGDHDDCVGELIGPVNGGMRAMFTMMNNARLNVGLQGVQVAEGATQKAVEYARERIQSARAGSPDRTPVAIVEHPDVRRMLLRMKAQTQAARALVYYACAQVDRVALGDADAKDRLEIMTPLAKAHGTDLGNEVASIGIQIHGGMGYIEETGAAQFFRDARITPIYEGTNGIQAADLVGRKLGLSNGAAFATLIADMRAEAEHEQLRALIHACEGVGRRLATADADDRLAASYPFLTMLSVAACGWLMERQGRAATGDTAFAQMKRASVAFYLDQIVPEARGLEAAASASAAVLYALSPEAFAA, encoded by the coding sequence TCTCGCGAGCGGCGAATGGGCGCCACTGGCGCGCGCGGGCGATACCGTCGGCGCGAAATGGACCCCGGAAGGCGTGGTCATGCCCGACGGCTATGGCGCGGCGTACAAGGCCTATGTCGACGGCGGCTGGGGCGGCATCGGCGTGGCGGAGGAATTCGGCGGTCAGGGCCTGCCGTTCGCGGTCGCCGCCGCGGTGCTGGAGACGCTGGGGGCTGCGAACATGGGCTTTGCACTGGCCCCCACGCTGACCGTCGGCGCGATCGAATCTTTGATCCATCACGGCACGCCCAAACAGCAGGCCGAGTATCTGCCGAAGCTCGCGACCGGCGAATGGACCGGCACGATGAACCTGACCGAACCGCAGGCGGGCAGCGACGTCGGCGCATTGCGCACGATCGCGACCCCGCTGGAGGGCGACAAATGGTCGATCCGCGGCACGAAGATCTACATCAGCTTCGGCGATCACGACATGGCGGACAACATCATCCACCTCGTCCTGGCGCGGACTCCCGACGCGCCCGAGGGGACGCGCGGCATATCATTGTTCCTGGTCCCCAAGGTCCGGCTCGACGGCACGCCGAACGACCTCCGCGTCGTGTCGATCGAACACAAGATGGGGCTCCACGCCTCCCCCACCTGTGTCCTCAGCTTCGGCGATCACGATGATTGCGTCGGTGAGCTGATCGGCCCGGTGAACGGGGGCATGCGCGCGATGTTCACGATGATGAACAATGCCCGTCTCAACGTCGGACTGCAGGGCGTGCAGGTGGCGGAGGGCGCGACGCAGAAGGCGGTCGAATACGCCCGCGAACGCATCCAGTCGGCGCGCGCCGGATCGCCCGATCGCACCCCCGTCGCGATCGTCGAACATCCCGACGTGCGCCGGATGCTGCTAAGGATGAAGGCGCAGACGCAGGCCGCGCGGGCGCTGGTCTATTACGCCTGCGCGCAGGTCGATCGCGTCGCGCTGGGCGATGCCGACGCAAAGGACCGGCTTGAGATCATGACCCCGCTCGCCAAGGCGCACGGCACCGATCTGGGCAACGAAGTCGCGTCGATCGGCATCCAGATCCACGGCGGAATGGGCTATATCGAGGAGACGGGCGCCGCGCAGTTCTTCCGCGATGCGCGGATCACCCCGATCTACGAAGGCACCAACGGTATCCAGGCCGCCGACCTCGTCGGGCGAAAGCTGGGCCTGTCGAACGGCGCCGCCTTCGCCACGCTGATCGCCGATATGCGCGCCGAGGCTGAGCACGAACAGCTCCGTGCGCTGATCCACGCGTGCGAGGGCGTCGGCCGCCGCCTCGCCACCGCCGACGCGGACGACCGGCTCGCGGCAAGCTATCCGTTCCTGACGATGCTGTCGGTCGCCGCCTGCGGCTGGCTGATGGAGCGGCAGGGCCGCGCCGCGACCGGCGACACGGCCTTCGCGCAGATGAAGCGCGCCAGCGTCGCCTTCTATCTCGACCAGATCGTACCCGAGGCGCGCGGGCTGGAGGCGGCGGCCAGCGCCAGCGCGGCGGTGCTTTATGCGCTGTCGCCCGAAGCCTTCGCGGCCTGA
- a CDS encoding NAD(P)/FAD-dependent oxidoreductase, producing the protein MAKRIAVIGAGMGGLCAAILAREAGHDVTIYEHADSVGGTWRANRYPGVACDVPAILYQFSFAPNHNWSHNYARGPEIHAYTKSLVDQFDLGGSLHLNEGVTRATWDPAAKHWTVETEKGALETFDAIVPALGQLSRPTLPDITGVESFKGAKFHAAEWPDGIELTGKRVGVIGSAASAVQFIPEVAKDAAALVVFQRTANWVIPRNDLAVTDETKVLMATNLPVAMRLGAQQRAMIFDNADTFFWQAFQFTPEGRAAFTRTALDHLEEQVPDAELRAKLIPDYPIGCKRILITDDFYPALMRDNVTLETNGIVAVEQTGVRTTDSFHDLDVLIFATGFETTAWNWSMEVVGAEGRTLKETWKDGPEAYLGIMVHGFPNMFMLYGPNTNLGHNSISFMIEAQVGYMLKALAAIETDEAQVAEVTADGQRRFNDRIAQLLSGSVWADPHCKSWYKAANGRVYQNWSGNCAAYAEETAEVDREAVALV; encoded by the coding sequence ATGGCCAAACGCATCGCGGTGATCGGCGCAGGGATGGGCGGGCTGTGCGCCGCGATTCTGGCGCGCGAGGCGGGGCACGACGTCACGATCTACGAACATGCCGATTCGGTCGGCGGGACGTGGCGCGCGAACCGCTACCCCGGCGTCGCGTGCGACGTGCCGGCGATCCTCTATCAGTTCAGCTTCGCCCCCAATCACAACTGGAGCCACAATTACGCGCGCGGCCCGGAAATCCACGCCTATACGAAGTCGCTGGTCGACCAGTTTGACCTTGGCGGGTCGCTCCATCTGAACGAAGGCGTCACCCGCGCGACATGGGACCCCGCCGCCAAGCACTGGACGGTCGAAACCGAGAAAGGCGCGCTGGAGACGTTCGACGCGATCGTCCCCGCGCTGGGCCAACTCAGCCGGCCGACGTTGCCCGACATCACGGGCGTCGAAAGCTTCAAAGGAGCAAAATTCCACGCCGCGGAATGGCCCGACGGGATCGAGCTGACCGGCAAGCGCGTCGGCGTGATTGGGTCGGCGGCGAGCGCCGTGCAGTTCATCCCCGAAGTAGCGAAGGACGCCGCCGCGCTGGTCGTGTTCCAGCGCACCGCCAATTGGGTGATCCCGCGCAACGACCTGGCGGTCACCGACGAAACCAAGGTGCTGATGGCGACCAATCTGCCGGTCGCGATGCGGCTGGGCGCACAGCAACGCGCGATGATCTTCGACAATGCCGACACGTTCTTCTGGCAGGCGTTCCAGTTCACGCCGGAGGGCCGCGCCGCCTTCACCCGCACCGCGCTCGACCATCTCGAGGAACAGGTGCCCGACGCCGAGCTCCGCGCGAAGCTGATCCCCGACTATCCGATCGGGTGCAAGCGCATCCTGATCACCGACGATTTCTATCCCGCCTTGATGCGCGACAACGTGACGCTGGAGACGAACGGGATTGTCGCGGTCGAACAGACCGGCGTGCGCACAACGGACAGTTTCCACGACCTCGACGTGCTGATCTTTGCGACGGGGTTCGAGACGACCGCATGGAACTGGTCGATGGAGGTCGTCGGGGCCGAGGGGAGGACGCTCAAGGAAACGTGGAAGGACGGACCCGAGGCGTATCTCGGTATCATGGTCCACGGCTTCCCCAATATGTTCATGCTCTATGGTCCGAACACGAACCTGGGGCACAATTCGATCAGCTTCATGATCGAGGCGCAGGTCGGCTACATGCTGAAGGCGCTGGCCGCGATCGAGACCGACGAGGCGCAGGTGGCGGAGGTCACCGCCGACGGCCAGCGCCGCTTCAACGATCGCATCGCGCAATTGCTGTCGGGCAGCGTCTGGGCCGACCCGCATTGCAAAAGCTGGTACAAGGCCGCGAACGGCCGCGTGTATCAGAATTGGTCCGGCAATTGCGCCGCCTATGCGGAGGAAACCGCGGAGGTCGATCGCGAGGCGGTGGCGCTGGTTTGA
- a CDS encoding VOC family protein yields MKYLHTMIRVTDPDATIAFLELVGLKEVRRMESEKGRFTLIFLAAPEDMAAPGERAQAEVELTYNWDPESYTGGRNFGHLAYRVDDIYATCQRIMDAGFTINRPPRDGHMAFVRTPDGISIELLQDGVLDPAEPWASMPNTGEW; encoded by the coding sequence GTGAAATACCTCCACACCATGATCCGCGTCACCGATCCCGACGCCACGATCGCCTTCCTCGAACTCGTCGGGCTGAAGGAAGTCCGTCGGATGGAGAGCGAGAAGGGCCGCTTCACGCTGATTTTCCTGGCCGCGCCCGAAGACATGGCCGCCCCCGGCGAACGCGCGCAGGCCGAGGTCGAACTGACCTATAATTGGGATCCCGAAAGCTACACCGGCGGGCGCAATTTCGGTCACTTGGCCTACCGCGTCGACGACATTTACGCCACCTGCCAGCGGATCATGGATGCCGGGTTCACGATCAACCGCCCGCCGCGCGACGGCCATATGGCGTTCGTTCGCACCCCCGACGGCATCTCGATCGAGCTGCTGCAGGACGGCGTGCTCGACCCTGCCGAGCCGTGGGCGTCGATGCCCAACACCGGCGAATGGTGA
- a CDS encoding catalase: MSDDGRNPGNGGETHQQADGDATVLTTNHGVPVSDNQNSLRSGARGPTLLEDFVLREKIFHFDHERIPERIVHARGSGAHGVFEATDDISDLSRAAVFTKGEKTEVFVRFSTVAGGAGSVDTPRDVRGFAVKFYTREGNWDLVGNNIPVFFIQDAIKFPDLVHAVKMEANSGYPQAGSAHDTFWDWASLMPETTHMLMWAMSDRTLPRSLRMMEGFGVHTFKLVNDAGKVSFVKFHWKPKLGLQSTIWDEALKLQAADNDYHRRDLFEAIDSGDFPRWELGIQVFDQKFADAQPYDVLDATKLIPEDDVPVRIIGTLMLNRNVDNFFAETEQVAFLPTNIVPGIDFSNDPLLQGRLFSYLDTQKSRLGTTNFHQIPVNAPRCPFGNFQRDGMMQTQVPKGRANYEPNSLAEHGEDGGPRESVAKGFATVNAATGPDEQGDKLRVRAETFADHYSQARLFYRSQDAHEQAHIASSFVFELSKVGLLDQVPPRMVANLRNVDEDLAKRVAEGLGIALPKKMKAAKEPVDMTPSDALSIHKNMKDTLEGRAVGILIADGSDAGELAAVKKAVEDAKGKAVIVAPKVGGAKLSDGKMQKADGQLAGSPSQIFDAVAIVLSAEGCAALLKEGAAVQFAMDAFGHLKAIGASDAAKPLLDKAGVEPDDGVTGLGKEFVAAAKKRFYDREPGVRTLA; this comes from the coding sequence ATGAGCGACGACGGACGCAATCCCGGAAACGGCGGCGAAACGCATCAACAGGCAGACGGTGACGCCACAGTTCTGACCACCAACCACGGCGTTCCGGTCAGCGACAATCAGAACTCGCTGCGGTCAGGCGCTCGGGGGCCTACACTGCTCGAGGATTTCGTGCTGCGCGAGAAGATCTTCCACTTCGATCACGAGCGTATCCCCGAGCGGATCGTCCACGCGCGGGGTTCGGGCGCACACGGCGTGTTCGAGGCGACCGACGATATCAGCGATCTGTCGCGCGCGGCGGTGTTCACCAAGGGCGAGAAGACCGAGGTCTTCGTGCGCTTTTCGACCGTCGCAGGCGGTGCGGGGTCGGTCGATACGCCGCGCGATGTGCGCGGCTTCGCGGTTAAATTCTACACGCGCGAAGGCAATTGGGATCTGGTCGGCAACAACATTCCGGTGTTCTTCATCCAGGACGCGATCAAGTTTCCCGATCTGGTCCATGCGGTGAAGATGGAGGCGAACAGCGGCTATCCGCAGGCGGGCAGCGCGCATGACACCTTCTGGGACTGGGCGTCGCTGATGCCCGAGACGACGCACATGCTGATGTGGGCGATGTCCGACCGAACGCTGCCGCGGTCGCTGCGGATGATGGAGGGGTTCGGGGTCCACACGTTCAAGCTGGTGAACGATGCGGGCAAGGTCAGTTTCGTGAAATTCCACTGGAAGCCGAAGCTGGGGCTGCAGTCGACGATATGGGACGAGGCGCTGAAGCTGCAGGCGGCGGACAACGACTATCATCGCCGCGACCTGTTCGAGGCGATCGACAGCGGCGATTTTCCGCGGTGGGAGCTGGGTATCCAGGTGTTCGACCAGAAGTTCGCCGACGCGCAGCCGTATGACGTGCTGGATGCGACAAAGCTGATCCCCGAAGACGACGTACCGGTGCGAATCATCGGCACGCTGATGCTGAACCGCAACGTCGACAATTTCTTCGCCGAAACCGAACAGGTCGCGTTCCTGCCGACCAACATCGTGCCGGGGATCGATTTCTCGAACGATCCTTTGCTGCAGGGGCGGCTGTTCAGCTATCTCGACACGCAGAAGTCGCGATTGGGGACGACGAACTTCCACCAGATTCCGGTCAATGCGCCGCGCTGCCCGTTCGGGAATTTCCAGCGCGACGGGATGATGCAGACGCAGGTGCCTAAAGGCCGGGCAAATTACGAGCCGAACAGTCTGGCCGAACACGGTGAGGATGGCGGGCCGCGCGAAAGTGTTGCGAAGGGTTTTGCGACGGTGAACGCGGCGACCGGGCCTGACGAGCAGGGCGACAAGCTGCGGGTGCGGGCTGAAACGTTTGCGGATCACTATAGCCAGGCGCGGCTGTTCTATCGTTCGCAGGACGCGCACGAACAGGCGCATATCGCGTCGTCGTTCGTGTTCGAATTGTCGAAGGTCGGGCTGCTGGATCAGGTGCCGCCGCGGATGGTCGCGAACCTGCGCAACGTCGATGAGGATCTGGCGAAGCGCGTCGCTGAAGGCCTCGGCATCGCCCTGCCGAAGAAGATGAAGGCGGCGAAGGAGCCGGTCGACATGACGCCATCCGACGCGCTGTCGATCCACAAGAACATGAAGGACACGCTGGAGGGCCGCGCGGTCGGCATCCTGATCGCTGATGGCTCAGACGCGGGCGAACTGGCGGCGGTGAAGAAAGCGGTCGAGGACGCGAAGGGCAAGGCGGTGATCGTCGCGCCGAAGGTCGGCGGCGCAAAGCTGTCCGATGGAAAGATGCAGAAGGCGGACGGGCAGTTGGCCGGATCGCCGAGCCAGATCTTCGACGCGGTGGCGATCGTATTATCGGCGGAAGGCTGCGCGGCGTTGCTGAAAGAGGGCGCCGCGGTGCAGTTCGCGATGGATGCGTTCGGGCATCTGAAGGCAATCGGCGCGAGCGATGCGGCCAAGCCTTTGCTGGACAAGGCGGGGGTTGAGCCGGACGATGGTGTGACGGGTTTGGGGAAAGAGTTCGTCGCGGCGGCGAAGAAGCGGTTCTATGATCGCGAGCCGGGGGTGCGGACGTTGGCGTAA
- the gloB gene encoding hydroxyacylglutathione hydrolase gives MPLEIVRVTVLSDNYSWLVHDSASGETMVVDPGEAQPVLDAAAACGWSIGAIWITHWHPDHTGGNAGVVTATGAKVIGPEAERAKIVGLDQGLAEGDTVRLGDHSATVMEVPSHTAGHIAFHFADDAAIFTGDTLFAMGCGRLFEGDATQMHANMTRFAALPEHTQVYCGHEYTQSNGRYALVAEPDNLAIRDRVARVDAARAANEPTVPTTIGEELATNPFLRAPDAATLARLRQGKDDFRG, from the coding sequence ATGCCGCTGGAGATCGTCCGCGTCACCGTGCTGAGCGACAATTACAGCTGGCTGGTGCATGATTCGGCGTCGGGTGAGACGATGGTCGTCGATCCGGGCGAGGCGCAGCCGGTGTTAGACGCCGCCGCCGCGTGCGGCTGGTCGATCGGCGCGATCTGGATCACCCACTGGCATCCCGACCACACCGGCGGCAATGCCGGGGTTGTCACGGCAACGGGTGCGAAGGTGATCGGTCCAGAAGCGGAACGCGCCAAGATCGTCGGACTGGATCAGGGTTTGGCTGAGGGCGATACCGTGCGACTCGGCGATCATTCGGCGACGGTCATGGAAGTGCCGAGCCATACCGCGGGGCACATCGCGTTCCATTTCGCCGACGACGCCGCGATCTTCACCGGCGACACGCTGTTCGCGATGGGCTGTGGACGGTTGTTCGAGGGCGATGCCACGCAGATGCACGCCAACATGACCCGTTTCGCCGCACTGCCAGAGCATACGCAGGTATATTGCGGCCACGAATATACCCAGTCGAACGGCCGCTACGCACTCGTCGCCGAACCCGACAATTTGGCGATCCGCGACCGGGTGGCGCGCGTCGATGCGGCGCGCGCGGCAAACGAACCGACCGTCCCGACGACGATCGGCGAGGAACTGGCGACCAACCCCTTCCTCCGCGCGCCCGACGCCGCGACGCTCGCGCGGCTGCGGCAGGGCAAGGATGATTTCCGCGGCTGA
- the murA gene encoding UDP-N-acetylglucosamine 1-carboxyvinyltransferase → MDRIHIRGGNRLSGQLPISGAKNAALALLPCALLTDEPVTLRNLPRLADVDGFGHLLNQLGASTAIEGTRPEDFGRVMTIRAGKLTSTEAPYDIVRKMRASILVLGPILARAGEARVSLPGGCAIGNRPIDLHLKALEAIGAELEMSAGYVTARAPNVSGGGGRLPGGRYAFPIVSVGATENVVMAAVTAKGSSRIDNAAREPEIVDLCRCLIAMGARIEGVGTETLEIEGVDRLHGATYAVMPDRIEAGSYACAAAITGGDLELTGVSAADMGATLDALREAGVAIEEGKNSVRVSSDGKLKPLTLSTAPFPGFATDMQAQFMAMLCRADGASVLTETIFENRYMHVPELARMGADIQVRGRTAVVRGVDHMVGAPVMATDLRASMSLILAGLAADGETQVSRVYHLDRGYERLEEKLSAVGADIERVSDG, encoded by the coding sequence ATGGACCGTATTCACATTCGCGGCGGAAACCGCCTGTCTGGCCAATTGCCGATCTCCGGCGCGAAGAACGCCGCGCTGGCATTGCTGCCGTGCGCGCTTTTGACCGACGAACCGGTTACGCTGCGCAACCTGCCGCGGCTGGCCGATGTCGACGGGTTCGGGCATTTGCTGAACCAGCTTGGCGCGTCGACCGCGATAGAGGGCACGCGACCGGAGGATTTCGGGCGCGTGATGACCATTCGCGCGGGGAAGCTGACCTCTACGGAAGCGCCGTACGACATCGTGCGGAAGATGCGCGCGTCGATCCTGGTGCTGGGGCCGATCCTGGCGCGCGCGGGCGAAGCGCGCGTGTCGCTGCCGGGCGGGTGTGCGATCGGCAACCGCCCGATCGACCTGCATCTGAAGGCGCTGGAAGCGATCGGCGCGGAGCTGGAGATGAGCGCGGGCTACGTCACCGCGCGTGCGCCCAATGTTTCAGGAGGGGGCGGGCGCTTGCCGGGCGGGCGCTACGCCTTCCCGATCGTGTCGGTCGGCGCGACCGAGAATGTCGTGATGGCGGCGGTGACCGCAAAAGGCTCCTCGCGGATCGACAACGCCGCGCGTGAGCCGGAAATCGTCGACCTGTGCCGCTGCCTGATCGCGATGGGCGCGCGGATCGAGGGCGTCGGGACCGAGACGCTGGAGATCGAGGGCGTCGACCGGCTGCACGGCGCGACCTATGCGGTGATGCCCGACCGGATCGAGGCGGGCAGTTATGCCTGCGCTGCGGCGATCACCGGCGGCGACCTGGAACTGACCGGCGTGTCGGCGGCGGACATGGGCGCGACGCTGGATGCGCTGCGCGAGGCGGGGGTCGCGATTGAGGAGGGCAAGAATTCGGTGCGGGTGTCGTCCGACGGCAAGCTGAAGCCGTTGACGCTGTCGACCGCGCCGTTTCCGGGCTTCGCGACCGACATGCAGGCGCAGTTCATGGCGATGCTCTGCCGGGCCGACGGGGCGAGCGTGTTGACCGAAACGATCTTCGAAAACCGTTACATGCACGTGCCCGAACTGGCGCGGATGGGGGCCGATATCCAGGTCCGCGGGCGCACTGCGGTGGTGCGCGGTGTCGATCATATGGTCGGCGCGCCGGTGATGGCGACCGACCTGCGCGCGTCGATGAGCCTGATCCTGGCGGGGCTGGCGGCGGACGGCGAGACGCAGGTGTCGCGCGTGTACCACCTGGACCGCGGTTATGAGCGGCTGGAGGAGAAACTGAGCGCGGTCGGGGCGGATATCGAGCGGGTCAGCGACGGTTGA